From Candidatus Sphingomonas colombiensis, one genomic window encodes:
- the lepA gene encoding translation elongation factor 4: protein MTTPLDRIRNFSIIAHIDHGKSTLADRLIQRTGGLTDREMSAQVLDNMDIEKERGITIKAQTVRLEWKGHVLNLMDTPGHVDFAYEVSRSLAACEGALLVVDAAQGVEAQTLANVYQSIEHDHEIVPVINKIDLPAAEPEKVRAEIEDVIGLDASNAILASAKSGIGIEEILDAVVERIPAPKGDASAPLKAMLVDSWYDPYLGVVILVRVIDGVLRKGQQVTFMQAGTQHLVDRVGCFRPKIEQLTDLGPGEIGFITAQIKDVAQARVGDTLTDAKRPATQALPGFKEVQPVVFCGLFPIDANDFEKLRESISKLRLNDASFSFEMETSAALGFGFRCGFLGLLHLEIIQERLTREYDLDLITTAPSVVYQIELTHDGGHIELHNPADMPDPNKIESIAEPWIEATIYCPDEYLGSILKLCQDRRGIQKNLTYVAGRAQVTYELPLNEVVFDFYDRLKSISRGYASFDYHQIGYRDGDLVKMSILVNSEPVDALSMIVHRGTAETRGRGMCERLKDLIPRHLFKIPIQAAIGGKVIARETIAAMRKDVTAKCYGGDISRKRKLLDKQKEGKKRMREYGSVQIPQEAFIAALRMGDEG from the coding sequence ATGACCACGCCGCTTGACCGCATCCGCAACTTTTCGATCATCGCCCATATCGATCATGGCAAGTCGACGCTTGCCGATCGGTTGATCCAGCGCACCGGCGGCCTGACCGACCGGGAGATGTCCGCGCAGGTGCTCGATAACATGGATATCGAGAAGGAGCGCGGCATCACCATCAAGGCGCAGACCGTGCGGCTTGAGTGGAAAGGCCATGTTCTCAACCTGATGGACACGCCCGGCCACGTCGATTTCGCTTATGAAGTGTCGCGCAGCCTCGCGGCGTGCGAGGGCGCGCTGCTGGTGGTCGACGCGGCGCAAGGCGTGGAGGCGCAGACGCTCGCCAACGTCTATCAGTCGATCGAGCACGACCATGAGATCGTGCCGGTGATCAACAAGATCGATCTTCCCGCCGCCGAGCCGGAGAAGGTGCGGGCCGAGATCGAGGATGTCATCGGCCTCGATGCGTCGAACGCGATTCTCGCTTCCGCGAAATCCGGCATTGGCATCGAGGAGATTCTCGACGCGGTGGTGGAGCGCATTCCGGCGCCGAAGGGCGATGCCTCCGCGCCGCTGAAGGCGATGCTAGTCGATAGCTGGTATGATCCGTATCTGGGCGTCGTCATCCTCGTCCGTGTAATCGACGGCGTGCTGCGCAAGGGCCAGCAGGTGACGTTCATGCAGGCCGGAACGCAGCATCTGGTCGATCGCGTCGGCTGCTTCCGTCCCAAAATCGAACAATTGACCGATCTCGGGCCGGGCGAAATCGGCTTCATCACTGCGCAGATCAAGGATGTGGCGCAGGCCCGCGTCGGCGATACGCTGACCGACGCCAAGCGTCCGGCGACACAGGCACTCCCGGGTTTCAAGGAAGTGCAGCCGGTGGTGTTCTGCGGGTTGTTCCCGATCGACGCGAACGATTTCGAGAAACTGCGCGAATCGATCAGCAAGCTGCGGCTCAATGATGCGTCGTTCAGTTTCGAGATGGAAACCTCCGCCGCGCTCGGCTTTGGCTTCCGCTGCGGCTTCCTCGGGCTGCTGCATCTGGAGATCATTCAGGAGCGGCTGACGCGCGAATATGACCTCGATCTCATCACCACCGCGCCATCGGTGGTTTATCAGATCGAGCTGACCCATGACGGCGGCCATATCGAGCTGCACAATCCGGCCGACATGCCCGATCCGAACAAGATCGAGAGCATCGCCGAGCCGTGGATCGAGGCGACGATCTATTGCCCCGACGAATATCTCGGCTCGATCCTCAAGCTGTGCCAGGATCGGCGCGGCATCCAGAAGAACCTGACCTATGTCGCCGGGCGCGCGCAGGTGACGTATGAACTGCCGCTCAACGAAGTGGTTTTCGATTTCTACGATCGCCTGAAATCGATCAGTCGCGGCTACGCCAGCTTCGACTATCACCAGATCGGCTATCGCGATGGCGATCTCGTGAAGATGAGCATCCTCGTCAACAGCGAGCCGGTCGATGCGCTGAGCATGATCGTCCATCGCGGCACCGCGGAAACGCGCGGGCGCGGCATGTGTGAACGGCTCAAGGATCTGATCCCGCGCCACTTGTTCAAGATTCCGATTCAGGCGGCGATCGGTGGCAAGGTGATCGCGCGTGAGACGATCGCAGCGATGCGCAAGGACGTTACCGCGAAATGCTATGGCGGCGACATCAGCCGCAAGCGGAAGCTGCTGGACAAGCAGAAGGAAGGCAAGAAGCGGATGCGCGAATACGGCTCCGTGCAGATTCCGCAGGAAGCCTTTATCGCGGCGCTGCGCATGGGCGACGAGGGCTAA
- a CDS encoding CsgG/HfaB family protein produces the protein MLRKFALVAAGSAIALVASSANAQKLAKPSSGQRLQEQTANDVPRCFRKLGTLSIVDGDDPRPWTQYSLAAPSKLLKVLVQRSGCFNLVDRGSGLQAAQRERDIGNDLGLQRRSNVGQGQIKAADYVLVAEIQGANSNVSGGGAAAGIGGLIGGRFGALAGGLRSKKSEANTVLSITNVRTTETIATAEGYAAKNDMSFGGGGGTGFFGGGIAAVGGGYDNTDIGRMVTLSFIQAYSKLVTELGLVQPGQEGTAEAAPKKTYTTEGPVAMRASALATAKAIRTLPPGAIVYPTGKQNGLWWEVADENDNVGWVLNTKLAPSR, from the coding sequence ATGTTGAGGAAATTTGCGTTGGTCGCCGCGGGCTCGGCGATCGCATTGGTTGCGTCATCGGCCAACGCCCAGAAGCTTGCCAAGCCCTCGTCCGGCCAGCGCCTGCAGGAGCAGACCGCCAATGACGTGCCGCGCTGCTTCCGCAAGCTCGGCACGCTGTCAATCGTCGACGGCGATGATCCCCGGCCGTGGACCCAGTACAGCCTCGCGGCGCCGTCGAAGCTGCTGAAGGTGCTGGTCCAGCGTTCGGGCTGCTTCAACCTCGTCGATCGCGGCAGTGGCCTTCAGGCCGCGCAGCGCGAGCGTGACATCGGCAACGATCTGGGTCTTCAGCGCCGCTCGAATGTCGGCCAGGGCCAGATCAAGGCGGCCGATTATGTGTTGGTCGCGGAAATTCAGGGCGCCAATTCGAACGTCTCCGGCGGCGGTGCGGCAGCCGGCATCGGCGGCCTGATCGGCGGCCGTTTCGGCGCGCTGGCCGGCGGTCTGCGCAGCAAGAAGTCTGAAGCGAATACCGTGCTGTCGATCACCAACGTCCGCACCACCGAAACGATCGCGACCGCCGAGGGCTATGCGGCGAAGAATGACATGTCGTTCGGCGGCGGCGGCGGCACCGGCTTCTTCGGCGGTGGGATCGCGGCGGTCGGCGGCGGTTACGACAACACCGATATCGGCCGCATGGTCACGCTGTCGTTCATTCAGGCCTATTCGAAGCTGGTGACGGAACTCGGCCTGGTGCAGCCCGGTCAGGAGGGCACCGCCGAGGCTGCACCGAAAAAGACTTACACCACCGAAGGCCCGGTCGCGATGCGTGCCAGCGCGCTCGCCACCGCCAAGGCGATCCGCACGCTCCCGCCGGGCGCGATCGTCTATCCCACCGGCAAGCAGAATGGCCTGTGGTGGGAAGTCGCCGACGAGAATGACAATGTCGGCTGGGTGCTGAACACGAAGCTGGCGCCGTCGCGCTAA